A single Triticum dicoccoides isolate Atlit2015 ecotype Zavitan chromosome 2A, WEW_v2.0, whole genome shotgun sequence DNA region contains:
- the LOC119357372 gene encoding cell number regulator 2-like, with product MIGLRVLDAGFLTWCFPCITFGRIAEIVDEGEIPCCASGSLYVLMCMTTGLGMGLYSCFYRYKLRRAYGLAEKPCADCCVHFFCGACALCQGYRELKNRGFHMHLGWQANAERMGMGTTVAPHVDPGMTR from the exons ATGATCGGCCTGCGTGTCCTGGATGCAGGCTTCCTCACCTGGTGCTTCCCGTGCATCACCTTTGGGAGGATCGCCGAGATCGTCGATGAGGGGGAGATAC CATGCTGTGCGAGCGGGTCCTTGTACGTGCTGATGTGCATGACCACGGGGTTGGGCATGGGTCTCTACTCCTGCTTCTACCGGTACAAGCTGCGGAGGGCCTACGGGCTCGCGGAGAAGCCCTGCGCCGACTGCTGCGTCCACTTCTTCTGCGGGGCCTGCGCCCTCTGCCAGGGGTACCGCGAGCTCAAGAACCGGGGATTCCACATGCACTTGGGATGGCAAGCCAATGCCGAGAGGATGGGGATGGGGACGACCGTCGCGCCCCACGTGGACCCCGGGATGACTCGTTAA